Proteins encoded by one window of Pseudorca crassidens isolate mPseCra1 chromosome 3, mPseCra1.hap1, whole genome shotgun sequence:
- the PDCD6 gene encoding programmed cell death protein 6 isoform X3 → MGTDLSSFHSLRARGTWTPFNPVTVRSIISMFDRENKAGVNFSEFTGVWKYITDWQNVFRTYDRDNSGMIDKNELKQALSGFGYRLSDQFHDTLIRKFDRQGRGQIAFDDFIQGCIVLQRLTDIFRRYDTDQDGWIQVSYEQYLSMVFSIV, encoded by the exons GCACCTGGACTCCGTTTAATCCAGTGACTGTCCGGTCAATCATAT CCATGTTTGACAGAGAGAACAAGGCCGGCGTGAACTTCAGCGAGTTCACCGGCGTCTGGAAGTACATCACGGACTGGCAGAACGTCTTCCGCACCTACGACAGGGACAACTCGGGCATGATCGACAAGAACGAGCTCAAGCAAGCCCTCTCAGGTTTTG GGTACCGGCTCTCTGACCAGTTTCACGACACCCTCATTCGGAAGTTCGACAGACAAGGACGGGGGCAGATCGCCTTTGACGACTTCATCCAGGGCTGCATCGTCTTGCAG AGGTTGACAGATATATTCAGACGCTATGACACGGACCAGGACGGCTGGATTCAGGTGTCGTATGAGCAGTATCTTTCCATGGTCTTCAGCATCGTATGA